One Centroberyx gerrardi isolate f3 chromosome 6, fCenGer3.hap1.cur.20231027, whole genome shotgun sequence genomic region harbors:
- the hnf1ba gene encoding hepatocyte nuclear factor 1-beta-A — protein MFSKMVSKLTSLQQELLSALLDSGVTKDVLIQALDDMDPSPAGFGVKLENLQMSPPPPGAKMNGSDSDSKPVFHTLTNGHSKGKLSGDEGSEDGDDFDTPPILKELQSLNTEEAAEQRAEVDRMLAEDPWRAARMIKGYMQQHNIPQREVVDITGLNQSHLSQHLNKGTPMKTQKRAALYTWYVRKQREILRQFNQAVQGSGSNMTDKGNQDPVFFFPEFNPSGQGMGQPGEEVGTEPSCKKMRRNRFKWGPASQQILYQAYERQKNPSKEEREALVEECNRAECLQRGVSPSKAHGLGSNLVTEVRVYNWFANRRKEEAFRQKLAMDAYTTPTHSINPLLSHSSPHHPQTSASPPMRYSQGPGEVSSSTTISHHGSNAMATSQSVLQQVSPGGLDPSHSLLSPDAKMISGSGGGLPPVSTLTNIHSSHHTHQQTQNLIMPLSGVMAIAQSLNTSQSQTVPVINSVAGSLAALQPVQFSQQLHSPHQQSLMQQSPSHMSQQPFMATVTHSHMYPHKQEPPQYSHPSRFPSAMVVTDANSISTLSSMSSSKPDAPVNKMVQLGGLSWCPLQAW, from the exons atgttctctaAAATGGTATCCAAGCTGACCTCCCTGCAGCAGGAACTTCTCAGCGCCTTGTTGGACTCAGGAGTTACCAAAGATGTTTTGATCCAGGCCCTGGATGATATGGACCCCAGCCCGGCCGGCTTTGGAGTAAAACTGGAGAACCTGCAGATGTCTCCGCCGCCCCCGGGCGCTAAAATGAACGGGAGCGATTCGGATTCAAAGCCCGTCTTTCACACGCTCACCAACGGGCACAGCAAGGGCAAGCTGTCCGGGGACGAGGGCTCCGAGGACGGGGACGACTTTGACACCCCGCCGATACTGAAGGAGCTGCAGTCGCTGAACACGGAGGAGGCCGCCGAGCAGAGAGCCGAGGTGGACCGCATGTTGGC TGAGGATCCGTGGCGCGCTGCCCGCATGATCAAAGGTTACATGCAGCAGCACAACATTCCCCAACGGGAGGTGGTGGACATAACGGGGCTGAACCAGTCTCACCTCTCCCAGCACCTCAACAAAGGCACGCCCATGAAAACGCAGAAGCGAGCGGCCCTCTACACCTGGTATGTCAGGAAACAGCGGGAAATTCTCAGAC AGTTCAACCAGGCAGTGCAAGGTTCTGGCAGCAATATGACAGACAAAGGCAATCAGGATccggtgttttttttcccagagttCAACCCGTCTGGTCAGGGCATGGGGCAGCCCGGCGAGGAGGTTGGCACTGAACCCTCCTGCAAGAAAATGAGACGTAACCGTTTCAAATGGGGGCCCGCGTCCCAACAAATCCTCTACCAGGCCTACGAAAGGCAGAAGAACCCCagcaaagaggagagggaagctTTGGTGGAGGAGTGCAACAG AGCCGAGTGTCTTCAGAGAGGCGTGTCCCCCTCTAAAGCCCACGGCCTCGGCTCCAACCTGGTCACCGAGGTGCGCGTCTACAACTGGTTTGCCAACCGGCGCAAGGAGGAGGCCTTCAGGCAGAAGTTGGCGATGGACGCCTACACCACCCCGACCCACAGCATCAACCCTCTGCTGTCGCACAGCTCCCCGCACCACCCGCAGACCAGCGCATCACCTCCTA tgcGGTACAGCCAGGGACCCGGTGAGGTCAGCTCCTCCACGACCATCAGTCACCACGGTAGCAACGCTATGGCGACCAGCCAGTCGGTGCTACAGCAGGTGTCTCCGGGCGGATTGGACCCCAGCCACAGTCTGCTGTCACCTGACGCCAAGATG ATTTCAGGTTCGGGCGGAGGGCTTCCTCCTGTGAGCACGCTGACCAACATCCACAGCTCCcatcacacacatcagcagACACAGAACCTCATCATGCCTCTTTCTGGAGTCATGGCTATAGCACAGA GTCTGAACACGTCGCAGTCCCAAACGGTGCCAGTGATCAACAGTGTGGCCGGCAGCCTGGCAGCGCTGCAGCCGGTGCAGTTCTCCCAGCAGCTCCACAGCCCGCACCAGCAGAGCCTGATGCAGCAGTCGCCCAGCCACATGAGCCAGCAGCCCTTCATGGccactgtcacacactcacaca TGTATCCTCACAAGCAGGAGCCCCCGCAATATTCCCACCCGTCACGTTTCCCCTCAGCCATGGTGGTCACAGACGCCAACAGCATCAGCACCCTCAGCTCCATGTCCTCCAGCAAGCCG GATGCTCCTGTAAACAAGATGGTGCAACTCGGGGGTCTCTCCTGG TGTCCTCTTCAAGCTTGGTGA